The following are from one region of the Sorghum bicolor cultivar BTx623 chromosome 2, Sorghum_bicolor_NCBIv3, whole genome shotgun sequence genome:
- the LOC110432685 gene encoding uncharacterized protein LOC110432685 — protein MAPCSRPGARPPATCGEARGPGGAAARRAAPVARRQARSPGDPPARRAVPATRGQARGPDGAAGQARRAGTAQRAARRGAGAGMATAGGRPARGVGGSAQAAAWWWLAARLAGAAAVPRKCSRRVRYLSTETWEEE, from the exons ATGGCTCCCTGCTCGCGGCCAGGCGCGCGGCCCCCGGCGACCTGTGGTGAGGCGCGCGGtcccggcggcgcggcggccagGCGCGCGGCACCGGTGGCGCGGCGGCAGGCGCGCAGCCCCGGCGACCCGCCGGCCAGGCGCGCGGTCCCGGCGACCCGCGGCCAGGCGCGCGGCCCCGACGGCGCTGCCGGCCAGGCGCGGCGCGCGGGCACGGCCCAGCGCGCGGCTAGgcgcggcgcgggcgcgggcatGGCCACGGCCGGTGGCCGGCCGGCCAGAGGCGTGGGCGGCTCAGCCCAGGCGGCGGCCTGGTGGTGGCTCGCGGCCAGACTGGCGGGTGCGGCAGCCGTCCCGCGCAAGTGCTCCCGGCGTGTCCG ATATTTGAGCACAGAGACATGGGAGGAAGAGTGA
- the LOC8062016 gene encoding glucan endo-1,3-beta-glucosidase 5, whose protein sequence is MAAGGLALLPALLVAALCAASWRAEAAIGVNWGTVSDHRAPPGVVVDLMRANRISKVKLFDADPGVLRALAGSGIQVMVGVTNGELASIAGSQAAADDWVAQNVSRYVGRGGVDIRYIAVGNEPFLTSYQGQFQSYIIPAMTNIQQSLVKANLASYIKLVVPCNADAYQSASVPSQGVFRTELTQIMTQLAAFLSSSGAPFVVNIYPFLSLYQSSDFPQDYAFFEGSTHPVVDGPNVYYNAFDGNFDTLVSALSKIGYGNLPIAIGEIGWPTEGAPSANLTAARAFNQGLINRVTSNKGTPLRPGVPPADVYLFSLLDEEGKSILPGNFERHWGIFSFDGQAKYPLNLGLGNSVLKNAKEVPYLPSRWCVANPARNLDGVSDHMKLACSMADCTTLYYGGSCYGIGEKGNVSYAFNSYYQQQKQDPKSCDFGGLGMITYLDPSMGECRFLVGVDDSKSSAVASCGGGCCGVCCGMWVLAFWVFMYLRMMGSA, encoded by the exons ATGGCTGCCGGCGGCCTCGCGCTGCTGCCCGCCCTCCTCGTCGCGGCTCTCTGCGCCGCCTCGTGGCGCGCCGAGGCGGCGATCGGGGTGAACTGGGGCACCGTGTCCGACCACCGCGCCCCGCCCGGCGTGGTGGTGGACTTGATGCGCGCGAATCGGATCAGCAAGGTGAAGCTTTTCGACGCCGACCCGGGAGTCCTGCGCGCGCTCGCCGGCAGCGGCATCCAGGTCATGGTCGGCGTTACCAACGGCGAGCTCGCAAGCATCGCGGGGTCGCAGGCGGCTGCAGATGACTGGGTCGCGCAGAACGTGTCCCGATAcgtcggccgcggcggcgtcgACATCCG ATACATTGCTGTAGGCAATGAGCCTTTCCTAACAAGCTACCAAGGTCAATTCCAATCATATATCATTCCAGCAATGACAAATATTCAGCAATCGCTGGTGAAAGCTAATCTTGCTAGCTACATAAAGCTAGTAGTTCCCTGCAATGCAGATGCATATCAGAGTGCTTCTGTTCCATCTCAAGGAGTATTCAGGACTGAATTGACTCAGATAATGACCCAGCTGGCTGCTTTTCTGAGCTCTAGTGGGGCACCATTCGTCGTCAATATCTACCCATTCCTCAGTCTTTACCAAAGTTCAGATTTCCCACAAGACTATGCCTTCTTCGAGGGATCTACTCACCCTGTAGTAGATGGTCCGAATGTGTACTACAATGCATTTGATGGGAACTTTGACACACTAGTTTCTGCTCTCAGTAAAATTGGCTACGGGAACCTACCTATTGCAATTGGTGAGATAGGTTGGCCAACTGAGGGAGCACCAAGTGCAAACTTAACTGCAGCAAGGGCATTCAATCAAGGGCTTATCAATCGTGTTACAAGCAACAAGGGAACTCCACTCCGACCTGGTGTGCCTCCAGCTGATGTATATCTTTTCAGCCTTCTCGATGAAGAGGGGAAGAGCATACTACCAGGAAACTTCGAGCGGCACTGGGGGATCTTCTCCTTCGATGGGCAAGCCAAATACCCCCTGAATCTTGGTCTGGGAAATTCAGTACTGAAGAATGCGAAAGAGGTTCCTTACCTTCCATCACGTTGGTGTGTCGCAAACCCTGCTCGGAATCTCGACGGTGTTTCAGATCACATGAAGCTTGCTTGCAGCATGGCTGATTGTACGACTCTGTACTACGGAGGTTCATGCTATGGTATCGGGGAGAAGGGCAATGTTTCATATGCTTTCAACAGCTACTATCAGCAGCAGAAGCAGGACCCAAAGAGTTGCGATTTTGGTGGGCTTGGGATGATAACTTACCTTGATCCATCTATGGGCGAGTGCCGCTTTCTTGTTGGtgttgatgatagcaagagCTCTGCAGTCGCCTCTTGTGGCGGTGGATGCTGCGGGGTCTGCTGTGGAATGTGGGTTTTAGCTTTCTGGGTGTTCATGTACCTTAGAATGATGGGTTCTGCTTGA
- the LOC110432686 gene encoding predicted GPI-anchored protein 23 codes for MGALLSVYGDGRTEHGDGLAALAPASGVALVAGGAPGGGRWPGELRPRSRREARRAAGGGRWLGSARRGRAGERTGAAPAGAAGSASRATTPEGAAASLAADDGTARASGGALVAGGAPGDGRGPSSGRRVSCGRARGGRRARVGRCAGRRAMVGQRAARTGGRADWRSSGGRGGQRRPDELRPRSRRGTEPHAW; via the coding sequence aTGGGAGCCCTTCTCTCCGTCTACGGCGATGGACGGACGGAGCACGGCGATGGTCTCGCGGCTCTGGCACCGGCGTCGGGCGTCGCGCTTGTGGCCGGCGGCGCGCCAGGCGGTGGGCGGTGGCCGGGTGAGCTGCGCCCGCGCTCGCGGCGGGAGGCGCGCCGAGCGGCGGGTGGCGGGCGATGGTTGGGCAGCGCGCGGCGAGGACGGGCGGGCGAGCGGACTGGCGCAGCTCCGGCGGGCGCGGCGGGCAGCGCCAGCCGAGCAACGACGCCCGAGGGAGCTGCGGCCTCGCTCGCGGCGGACGACGGAACCGcacgcgcgtcgggcggcgcgCTCGTGGCCGGCGGCGCGCCGGGCGACGGGCGGGGGCCGAGCAGTGGCAGGCGGGTGAGCTGCGGCCGTGCTCGCGGCGGGCGTCGCGCTCGCGTCGGGAGGTGCGCCGGGCGGCGGGCGATGGTCGGGCAGCGCGCTGCGAGGACAGGTGGGCGAGCAGACTGGCGCAGCTCCGGCGGACGCGGTGGGCAACGGCGGCCGGATGAGCTGCGGCCGCGCTCGCGGCGGGGGACGGAGCCGCACGCGTGGTGA
- the LOC8062015 gene encoding uncharacterized protein LOC8062015, translated as MSDIAKRDFEMLAVDGSNYLTWATDNEIRLDGMGLDHTIVQPKAGKDERTKQDKAKALHYLRHHLHPDLKCEYMTEKDPLVLWQSLKDRFSQQLTIVLPRAQQDWINLRFQDFKSVAAYNSALHMIVTKLRLCGQKITDADMIEKTLSTFHPGNIVLQQQYRNSRYTKYSELSEVLSVAKQQNEVLMNNHSTRPTGSIAVPEAHANVAESSRNRKRGRGNGRWKGKKGAMFKVKGKGKPNGRFDPQKERGDHSGEEQGDCYRCGAKGHWSRNCRTPKHLDDLYQQSKNKNKGQHESHFLTEPEARPEKRDDGVVDASGGV; from the coding sequence ATGTCGGACATCGCAAAGAGGGATTTCGAGATGCTCGCCGTGGATGGCAGCAACTATCTCACTTGGGCGACCGACAACGAGATCAGACTCGATGGCATGGGCCTCGATCATACCATTGTCCAGCCTAAAGCTGGCAAGGATGAGCGCACaaagcaagacaaggcaaaggCGTTGCATTACCTGCGACACCACCTTCATCCTGACTTGAAGTGCGAATACATGACAGAGAAGGACCCGCTAGTCTTATGGCAGTCCCTGAAGGACCGCTTCAGCCAGCAGCTGACTATTGTGCTCCCCAGAGCACAACAAGACTGGATCAATCTACGCTTCCAAGACTTCAAGTCTGTGGCTGCGTACAACTCCGCCTTGCACATGATTGTGACCAAACTGCGTCTATGTGGCCAGAAGATCACTGACGCTGATATGATCGAGAAGACCTTGTCCACCTTCCACCCCGGCAACATTGTACTTCAACAGCAGTATAGAAACTCAAGGTACACCAAGTACTCTGAGTTGAGTGAAGTACTATCGGTTGCCAAGCAACAGAATGAGGTTCTCATGAACAATCATTCCACCCGGCCTACTGGTTCCATAGCTGTGCCTGAAGCACATGCTAATGTTGCTGAGAGTTCTCGCAACCGCAAGAGGGGCCGTGGAAATGGAAGGTGGAAAGGGAAGAAGGGTGCCATGTTCAAGGTCAAAGGAAAGGGAAAGCCCAATGGTAGATTTGACCCTCAGAAGGAAAGAGGTGACCATAGTGGGGAAGAGCAAGGCGATTGCTATAGATGCGGAGCAAAGGGGCATTGGTCCCGTAATTGCCGCACCCCCAAACACCTCGATGACCTTTACCAACAGAGCAAGAACAAGAATAAAGGTCAACATGAGTCCCACTTCCTCACTGAGCCTGAAGCTCGGCCTGAGAAGCGCGACGACGGGGTCGTCGATGCAAGTGGAGGCGTCTGA